A DNA window from Salvelinus namaycush isolate Seneca chromosome 30, SaNama_1.0, whole genome shotgun sequence contains the following coding sequences:
- the LOC120025007 gene encoding oxidoreductase HTATIP2-like isoform X2 yields the protein MAHDLKTLAEDFRQKNKSCFILGVSGETGKELLKEIVEMKLFSKITVIGRRQLTFEDEAYENLVQEVVDFEKLSDYAAAFQGHDVGYCCLGTTKAKAGADGFIRVDHDYVLKSAELAKAGGCSHFNLESSKGADKTSGFLYLKVKGQVEADIEPLGFERYSIYRPAVLMVDRQESRPAEWFARKVLGPISSMFPTAMSIPIQSVTRAMVANTLIPAGEKVEILENKAIYDLGKAPEK from the exons ATGGCACACGACCTGAAAACACTGGCAGAGGACTTCAGACAGAAGAATAAAAGTTGTTTTATCCTTGGTGTCTCTGGAGAGACAGGCAAAGAGTTACTCAAAGAGATTGTGGAGATGAAGCTCTTCTCGAAGATCACTGTCATCGGAAGGCGGCAGCTCACATTTGAAGACGAAGCGTATGAGAACCTG GTGCAGGAGGTGGTGGACTTTGAGAAACTGAGTGACTATGCTGCAGCATTCCAAGGGCATGATGTTGGCTACTGCTGCCTGGGAACGACCAAAGCCAAAGCCGGGGCT GATGGATTCATCCGTGTTGACCATGACTATGTCCTGAAGTCAGCGGAGCTCGCCAAGGCAGGAGGCTGCTCACACTTCAACCTCGAGTCTTCTAAAGGGGCTGACAAAACCAGTGGTTTTCTCTATCTCAAAGTGAAG GGACAAGTGGAGGCAGACATTGAGCCGTTGGGCTTCGAGAGGTACTCCATCTATCGCCCTGC GGTGCTGATGGTCGACAGGCAGGAGAGCCGGCCTGCCGAATGGTTTGCCAGGAAGGTCCTGGGCCCTATTTCCTCCATGTTTCCCACAGCGATGTCCATCCCCATCCAATCGGTGACCAGGGCCATGGTGGCCAACACACTGATCCCTGCAGGGGAGAAAGTGGAGATCCTGGAGAATAAAGCCATCTATGACTTGGGGAAGGCCCCAGAGAAATGA
- the LOC120025236 gene encoding transmembrane protein 208-like isoform X2 translates to MAPKGKVGTKGKKQIYEENETTLKFYTRVILGANAIYTALNLLVFYSSSTFWTWFALVFALAVYVGSYRSMTAMAKAVFGEDGSLLDGGIDLNMEQGMAEHLKDVILLTAILQVLSTISSYSWYLWLLAPARAMFLLWVNFLGPWFSAETPGAAPEEVNEKRQRRQERRQMKKF, encoded by the exons ATGGCG CCCAAAGGTAAGGTCGGCACTAAAGGCAAGAAGCAAATCTACGAGGAGAATGAGACGACACTCAAGTTCTACACCAGAGTAATCTTGGGAGCCAAC GCGATATACACTGCGTTAAACCTCTTGGTCTTCTATAGCTCTTCAACGTTTTGGACATGG TTTGCGCTGGTGTTTGCGCTAGCAGTGTATGTGGGCAGTTACCGCTCCATGACTGCCATGGCCAAAGCAGTGTTTGGTGAGGATGGGAGTCTGCTGGACGGAGGAATAGATCTGAACATGGAGCAGGGGATGGCAGA GCATCTGAAGGATGTTATCCTGCTAACTGCTATATTACAAGTGCTCAGCACCATCTCCTCCTACTCCTGGTACCTTTGGCTGCTG GCCCCGGCCCGTGCAATGTTCCTGCTGTGGGTGAACTTCCTAGGCCCCTGGTTTTCGGCCGAGACCCCTGGTGCCGCCCCAGAGGAGGTGAATGAGAAGAGGCAGAGACGACAGGAGCGCCGACAGATGAAGAAATTCTAA
- the LOC120025007 gene encoding oxidoreductase HTATIP2-like isoform X1 → MQLLCKTAIKPLGLSVVKHCLVLSFRMAHDLKTLAEDFRQKNKSCFILGVSGETGKELLKEIVEMKLFSKITVIGRRQLTFEDEAYENLVQEVVDFEKLSDYAAAFQGHDVGYCCLGTTKAKAGADGFIRVDHDYVLKSAELAKAGGCSHFNLESSKGADKTSGFLYLKVKGQVEADIEPLGFERYSIYRPAVLMVDRQESRPAEWFARKVLGPISSMFPTAMSIPIQSVTRAMVANTLIPAGEKVEILENKAIYDLGKAPEK, encoded by the exons ATGCAGCTTTTGTGTAAAACAGCGATCAAACCATTAGGTCTCTCAGTGGTGAAGCATTGTCTTGTTTTGTCCTTCAGGATGGCACACGACCTGAAAACACTGGCAGAGGACTTCAGACAGAAGAATAAAAGTTGTTTTATCCTTGGTGTCTCTGGAGAGACAGGCAAAGAGTTACTCAAAGAGATTGTGGAGATGAAGCTCTTCTCGAAGATCACTGTCATCGGAAGGCGGCAGCTCACATTTGAAGACGAAGCGTATGAGAACCTG GTGCAGGAGGTGGTGGACTTTGAGAAACTGAGTGACTATGCTGCAGCATTCCAAGGGCATGATGTTGGCTACTGCTGCCTGGGAACGACCAAAGCCAAAGCCGGGGCT GATGGATTCATCCGTGTTGACCATGACTATGTCCTGAAGTCAGCGGAGCTCGCCAAGGCAGGAGGCTGCTCACACTTCAACCTCGAGTCTTCTAAAGGGGCTGACAAAACCAGTGGTTTTCTCTATCTCAAAGTGAAG GGACAAGTGGAGGCAGACATTGAGCCGTTGGGCTTCGAGAGGTACTCCATCTATCGCCCTGC GGTGCTGATGGTCGACAGGCAGGAGAGCCGGCCTGCCGAATGGTTTGCCAGGAAGGTCCTGGGCCCTATTTCCTCCATGTTTCCCACAGCGATGTCCATCCCCATCCAATCGGTGACCAGGGCCATGGTGGCCAACACACTGATCCCTGCAGGGGAGAAAGTGGAGATCCTGGAGAATAAAGCCATCTATGACTTGGGGAAGGCCCCAGAGAAATGA
- the LOC120025236 gene encoding transmembrane protein 208-like isoform X1 has product MFQPKGKVGTKGKKQIYEENETTLKFYTRVILGANAIYTALNLLVFYSSSTFWTWFALVFALAVYVGSYRSMTAMAKAVFGEDGSLLDGGIDLNMEQGMAEHLKDVILLTAILQVLSTISSYSWYLWLLAPARAMFLLWVNFLGPWFSAETPGAAPEEVNEKRQRRQERRQMKKF; this is encoded by the exons ATGTTTCAG CCCAAAGGTAAGGTCGGCACTAAAGGCAAGAAGCAAATCTACGAGGAGAATGAGACGACACTCAAGTTCTACACCAGAGTAATCTTGGGAGCCAAC GCGATATACACTGCGTTAAACCTCTTGGTCTTCTATAGCTCTTCAACGTTTTGGACATGG TTTGCGCTGGTGTTTGCGCTAGCAGTGTATGTGGGCAGTTACCGCTCCATGACTGCCATGGCCAAAGCAGTGTTTGGTGAGGATGGGAGTCTGCTGGACGGAGGAATAGATCTGAACATGGAGCAGGGGATGGCAGA GCATCTGAAGGATGTTATCCTGCTAACTGCTATATTACAAGTGCTCAGCACCATCTCCTCCTACTCCTGGTACCTTTGGCTGCTG GCCCCGGCCCGTGCAATGTTCCTGCTGTGGGTGAACTTCCTAGGCCCCTGGTTTTCGGCCGAGACCCCTGGTGCCGCCCCAGAGGAGGTGAATGAGAAGAGGCAGAGACGACAGGAGCGCCGACAGATGAAGAAATTCTAA
- the LOC120025125 gene encoding katanin p80 WD40 repeat-containing subunit B1-like isoform X1 has protein sequence MAVFNTTKTSWRLQEIVAHSSNVACLALGKNSGRLLATGGEDCRVNIWAVSKPNCIMSLTGHNNPVECVKFNNSEEQVVAGSQSGSLRVWDLEAAKILRTLMGHKANICSLDFHPFGEYLASGSMDTNIKLWDVRRKGCVFRYKGHTQAVRCLAFSPDGKWLASASDDSTIKLWDLTAGKMITEFTAHTGAINIIQFHPNEYLLASGSSDRTIKLWDLEKFKMIGSSEGELGPVRCLAFNLDGCCLYSGAVDSLRVYGWEPDRCFDVVPVGWGKVADLAICNHQLIGVSYNLANVSSYVVDLTRVKKSGSVIQGVIQDDQPLTEPSPKGSTLRRNYDRPLTTCSTQRVKQSSESDRRSPEGERRSPSSEDEKESSAEIRNPEDYKEIFQPKSAISRTPPKSEPFPAPLEDESFVVRANQGLVELMTPMTDRQQPGLLKNLPVASSTPVLRVEPTVVATAPCPIPVVTARPPTNHPPAHHLAPPPVVAMAKAKPQPSVIFSSRNEPIGLNVRDFLPPARNNRPSVLGDDEALAQIRKGHDTMCVMLTSRHKNLDTIRAVWGSGDVKTSLDSAVSMKDLSIVVDILNIVNLKPSLWKLDLCTSILPQIEELLQSKYESYVQTGCTSLKLILKRFWPLISDTLTAPPSVGVDITREERHQKCKACYKQLKNLRDVVKNKSDQVGRHGSAFKELQLLMAPLDY, from the exons ATGGCTGTGTTCAACACCACCAAAACATCATGGAGATTAC AGGAGATTGTAGCCCACTCCAGTAATGTGGCGTGTCTGGCCCTGGGGAAGAACTCAGGTCGTCTGCTAGCCACTGGGGGAGAGGACTGCCGAGTCAACATCTGGGCAGTCAGCAAACCCAACTGCATCATG AGTTTGACAGGCCATAATAACCCAGTAGAGTGTGTAAAGTTTAATAACTCTGAGGAGCAGGTGGTGGCTGGCTCACAGTCCGGATCACTCCGCGTATGGGACCTGGAGGCTGCAAAGA TCCTAAGAACTCTAATGGGACACAAGGCCAATATCTGCAGCTTGGACTTCCACCCGTTTGGGGAATACCTGGCATCTGGTTCCATGGACACCAACATcaag CTGTGGGATGTACGGAGAAAGGGCTGTGTGTTCAGATACAAG GGTCACACTCAGGCAGTGAGGTGCCTGGCCTTCAGTCCAGATGGGAAATGGTTGGCCTCTGCTAGTGATGACAGCACCATCAAG CTGTGGGACCTGACTGCGGGGAAGATGATCACAGAGTTTACAGCACACACCGGAGCCATCAACATCATCCAGTTCCACCCCAACGAGTATCTGCTAGCGTCAGGCAGCTCTGACAG GACCATCAAACTGTGGGATCTGGAAAAGTTCAAGATGATTGGCTCATCAGAGGGAGAGCTGGGACCAGTCAG GTGTCTGGCCTTCAACCTGGATGGCTGCTGTCTGTACAGTGGAGCTGTGGACTCTCTCCGTGTGTATGGCTGGGAGCCCGACCGCTGCTTTGATGTGGTGCCAGTGGGCTGGGGCAAGGTGGCAGACCTGGCTATCTGCAACCACCAGCTG aTTGGCGTGTCGTACAATCTGGCTAATGTTTCGTCCTACGTGGTGGATCTGACGCGGGTGAAGAAGTCTGGCTCTGTGATCCAAGGCGTGATCCAGGACGACCAGCCGCTCACAGAGCCCTCCCCGAAAGGATCCACGCTGCGACGCAACTACGACCGACCCCTGACCACCTGCAGCACACAGAG GGTGAAGCAGAGTTCTGAGTCAGACCGGCGCAGTCccgagggggagaggaggagcccCAGCAGCGAGGACGAGAAGGAGTCCTCCGCCGAGATCCGTAACCCCGAGGACTACAAAGAGAtcttccagccaaagagcgccaTCT CTCGCACCCCCCCAAAGAGTGAGCCCTTCCCTGCCCCCCTAGAAGATG aGAGTTTTGTGGTGAGGGCTAACCAAGGGCTGGTGGAGCTCATGACTCCTATGACTGACAGACAGCAG CCCGGCCTGTTGAAGAACCTTCCAGTGGCATCGTCCACTCCGGTCCTGAGGGTGGAGCCTACCGTGGTCGCCACGGCGCCCTGTCCCATCCCAGTGGTAACCGCACGACCGCCGACTAACCACCCCCCTGCACACCACCTAGCCCCCCCACCGGTCGTTGCTATGGCGAAGGCCAAACCCCAGCCCAGCGTCATCTTCTCCTCCAGGAATGAACCAATAGGACTCAACGTGAGAGATTTCCttcct CCTGCTCGTAACAACCGTCCCAGTGTGCTGGGTGATGACGAGGCTCTGGCTCAGATCAGAAAGGGTCATGACACCATGTGTGTGATGCTCACCAGCCGACACAAGAACCTGGACACCATCAGAGCCGTGTGGGGCAGCGGGGACGTCAAG ACCTCCTTGGACTCTGCGGTTTCGATGAAGGATCTCTCGATCGTCGTGGACATCCTCAACATCGTTAACCTCAAACC GTCGCTATGGAAACTGGACCTGTGTACCTCTATCCTGCCCCAGATTGAAGAGCTGCTGCAAAGCAAGTATGAGAG TTATGTGCAGACGGGTTGCACGTCTCTGAAGCTGATCCTGAAGCGTTTCTGGCCTCTCATCTCAGACACGCTGACAGCGCCCCCGTCTGTTGGAGTGGATATAACACGGGAGGAACG CCACCAGAAGTGCAAGGCGTGCTACAAGCAGCTGAAGAACCTCAGGGACGTGGTGAAGAACAAGTCCGACCAGGTGGGTCGCCACGGCAGCGCCTTCAAAGAGCTGCAGCTGCTCATGGCCCCACTGGACTACTGA
- the LOC120025125 gene encoding katanin p80 WD40 repeat-containing subunit B1-like isoform X2 — protein sequence MAVFNTTKTSWRLQEIVAHSSNVACLALGKNSGRLLATGGEDCRVNIWAVSKPNCIMSLTGHNNPVECVKFNNSEEQVVAGSQSGSLRVWDLEAAKILRTLMGHKANICSLDFHPFGEYLASGSMDTNIKLWDVRRKGCVFRYKGHTQAVRCLAFSPDGKWLASASDDSTIKLWDLTAGKMITEFTAHTGAINIIQFHPNEYLLASGSSDRTIKLWDLEKFKMIGSSEGELGPVRCLAFNLDGCCLYSGAVDSLRVYGWEPDRCFDVVPVGWGKVADLAICNHQLIGVSYNLANVSSYVVDLTRVKKSGSVIQGVIQDDQPLTEPSPKGSTLRRNYDRPLTTCSTQRVKQSSESDRRSPEGERRSPSSEDEKESSAEIRNPEDYKEIFQPKSAISRTPPKSEPFPAPLEDESFVVRANQGLVELMTPMTDRQQPGLLKNLPVASSTPVLRVEPTVVATAPCPIPVVTARPPTNHPPAHHLAPPPVVAMAKAKPQPSVIFSSRNEPIGLNVRDFLPPARNNRPSVLGDDEALAQIRKGHDTMCVMLTSRHKNLDTIRAVWGSGDVKTSLDSAVSMKDLSIVVDILNIVNLKPSLWKLDLCTSILPQIEELLQSNYVQTGCTSLKLILKRFWPLISDTLTAPPSVGVDITREERHQKCKACYKQLKNLRDVVKNKSDQVGRHGSAFKELQLLMAPLDY from the exons ATGGCTGTGTTCAACACCACCAAAACATCATGGAGATTAC AGGAGATTGTAGCCCACTCCAGTAATGTGGCGTGTCTGGCCCTGGGGAAGAACTCAGGTCGTCTGCTAGCCACTGGGGGAGAGGACTGCCGAGTCAACATCTGGGCAGTCAGCAAACCCAACTGCATCATG AGTTTGACAGGCCATAATAACCCAGTAGAGTGTGTAAAGTTTAATAACTCTGAGGAGCAGGTGGTGGCTGGCTCACAGTCCGGATCACTCCGCGTATGGGACCTGGAGGCTGCAAAGA TCCTAAGAACTCTAATGGGACACAAGGCCAATATCTGCAGCTTGGACTTCCACCCGTTTGGGGAATACCTGGCATCTGGTTCCATGGACACCAACATcaag CTGTGGGATGTACGGAGAAAGGGCTGTGTGTTCAGATACAAG GGTCACACTCAGGCAGTGAGGTGCCTGGCCTTCAGTCCAGATGGGAAATGGTTGGCCTCTGCTAGTGATGACAGCACCATCAAG CTGTGGGACCTGACTGCGGGGAAGATGATCACAGAGTTTACAGCACACACCGGAGCCATCAACATCATCCAGTTCCACCCCAACGAGTATCTGCTAGCGTCAGGCAGCTCTGACAG GACCATCAAACTGTGGGATCTGGAAAAGTTCAAGATGATTGGCTCATCAGAGGGAGAGCTGGGACCAGTCAG GTGTCTGGCCTTCAACCTGGATGGCTGCTGTCTGTACAGTGGAGCTGTGGACTCTCTCCGTGTGTATGGCTGGGAGCCCGACCGCTGCTTTGATGTGGTGCCAGTGGGCTGGGGCAAGGTGGCAGACCTGGCTATCTGCAACCACCAGCTG aTTGGCGTGTCGTACAATCTGGCTAATGTTTCGTCCTACGTGGTGGATCTGACGCGGGTGAAGAAGTCTGGCTCTGTGATCCAAGGCGTGATCCAGGACGACCAGCCGCTCACAGAGCCCTCCCCGAAAGGATCCACGCTGCGACGCAACTACGACCGACCCCTGACCACCTGCAGCACACAGAG GGTGAAGCAGAGTTCTGAGTCAGACCGGCGCAGTCccgagggggagaggaggagcccCAGCAGCGAGGACGAGAAGGAGTCCTCCGCCGAGATCCGTAACCCCGAGGACTACAAAGAGAtcttccagccaaagagcgccaTCT CTCGCACCCCCCCAAAGAGTGAGCCCTTCCCTGCCCCCCTAGAAGATG aGAGTTTTGTGGTGAGGGCTAACCAAGGGCTGGTGGAGCTCATGACTCCTATGACTGACAGACAGCAG CCCGGCCTGTTGAAGAACCTTCCAGTGGCATCGTCCACTCCGGTCCTGAGGGTGGAGCCTACCGTGGTCGCCACGGCGCCCTGTCCCATCCCAGTGGTAACCGCACGACCGCCGACTAACCACCCCCCTGCACACCACCTAGCCCCCCCACCGGTCGTTGCTATGGCGAAGGCCAAACCCCAGCCCAGCGTCATCTTCTCCTCCAGGAATGAACCAATAGGACTCAACGTGAGAGATTTCCttcct CCTGCTCGTAACAACCGTCCCAGTGTGCTGGGTGATGACGAGGCTCTGGCTCAGATCAGAAAGGGTCATGACACCATGTGTGTGATGCTCACCAGCCGACACAAGAACCTGGACACCATCAGAGCCGTGTGGGGCAGCGGGGACGTCAAG ACCTCCTTGGACTCTGCGGTTTCGATGAAGGATCTCTCGATCGTCGTGGACATCCTCAACATCGTTAACCTCAAACC GTCGCTATGGAAACTGGACCTGTGTACCTCTATCCTGCCCCAGATTGAAGAGCTGCTGCAAAGCAA TTATGTGCAGACGGGTTGCACGTCTCTGAAGCTGATCCTGAAGCGTTTCTGGCCTCTCATCTCAGACACGCTGACAGCGCCCCCGTCTGTTGGAGTGGATATAACACGGGAGGAACG CCACCAGAAGTGCAAGGCGTGCTACAAGCAGCTGAAGAACCTCAGGGACGTGGTGAAGAACAAGTCCGACCAGGTGGGTCGCCACGGCAGCGCCTTCAAAGAGCTGCAGCTGCTCATGGCCCCACTGGACTACTGA